A DNA window from Vigna angularis cultivar LongXiaoDou No.4 chromosome 1, ASM1680809v1, whole genome shotgun sequence contains the following coding sequences:
- the LOC108323521 gene encoding protein MRG1, whose amino-acid sequence MGNSSKDDSATSADASAGDVQPSNSGVYSEGEKVLAYHGPRIYEAKVQKTEIRKSEWKYFVHYLGWSKNWDEWVGEDRLMKHTEENVMKQLALDKKQNVDKNVKSGRSTQAKGKPSTDVKVDKEDVKNNVSKGKKRKQDAGAEKGSGSVEKLVKIQIPATLKKQLVDDWDSVTQQDKLVKLPRSPTVDEILTKYLEYKSKKDGMAPDSIGEILKGIRCYFDKALPMMLLYKKERKQYNDAIVDNVSPSTIYGAEHLLRLFVKLPELLTYVTIEEETLNRLQQKLLDFLKFLQKNQSTFFLSAYEGTKVSEGKGKVNDE is encoded by the exons ATGGGAAATTCGTCCAAGGACGATTCCGCCACCTCTGCCGACGCTTCCGCTGGCGACGTTCAGCCGTCCAATTCCGGCGTCTACTCAGAGGGCGAGAAAGTGCTCGCCTATCATGGTCCTCGCATCTACGAAGCCAAG GTGCAAAAAACTGAGATCAGAAAGAGTGAATGGAAATACTTTGTTCACTACCTT GGCTGGAGTAAAAA TTGGGACGAATGGGTAGGTGAGGACCGATTAATGAAACATACAGAAGAGAATGTAATGAAACAGTTGGCCCTAGACAAAAAGCAAAATGTGGACAAGAATGTTAAGTCTGGGCGTTCAACACAAGCAAAGGGCAAACCGTCTACAG ATGTCAAAGTGGATAAAGAGGATGTCAAGAACAATG TGTCTAAAGGGAAGAAACGAAAGCAAGATGCTGGAGCTGAG aAGGGCAGCGGGTCTGTTGAAAAGCTTGTCAAGATTCAAATTCCTGCAACATTGAAGAAACAACTTGTTGATGATTGGGACTCTGTGACGCAGCAGGATAAG CTTGTAAAACTTCCTCGTTCACCAACTGTTGATGAAATTCTGACAAAGTACCTTGAATACAAATCAAAGAAGGATGGCAT GGCTCCCGATTCAATAGGAGAAATTTTGAAAGGAATAAGGTGTTATTTTGATAAAGCATTGCCTATGATGCTCTTGTACAAAAAAGAACGCAAGCAATATAATGATGCTATTGTGGATAATGTATCTCCCTCAACCATTTATGGAGCTGAGCATTTATTGCGCCTGTTTG TTAAGTTACCTGAGCTTTTGACTTATGTAACTATTGAGGAGGAAACATTGAATCGCTTGCAACAGAAATTACTCGACTTTCTCAA GTTTTTGCAGAAAAATCAAAGTACTTTCTTTCTCTCAGCGTACGAGGGCACCAAAGTCTCTGAAGGAAAAGGAAAGGTGAATGATGAATGA
- the LOC108340885 gene encoding PAMP-induced secreted peptide 2, whose product MTSITKTRAFAVLVLLVSTALMGLEARPLSIIETGNSATGGAVQVVGFFDWLGLGGIKDSGPSPGGKGHQFTNSNTLGGIKDSGPSSGGEGHKFTNSDTLGGIKDSGPTPGQGH is encoded by the coding sequence aTGACAAGCATCACGAAAACTCGGGCCTTTGCAGTTCTCGTTTTACTGGTGAGCACTGCTTTGATGGGCTTAGAAGCCCGTCCTCTGAGTATCATTGAGACGGGAAACTCCGCCACTGGAGGAGCGGTTCAAGTGGTGGGTTTCTTCGATTGGTTAGGTCTTGGAGGGATTAAGGACTCAGGTCCTAGTCCTGGAGGGAAGGGTCATCAGTTTACAAATAGCAACACCCTTGGTGGAATCAAGGACTCGGGTCCAAGCTCCGGAGGAGAGGGTCACAAATTTACCAACAGCGACACCCTCGGTGGAATTAAAGACTCCGGTCCAACCCCTGGCCAAGGACACTGA